A region of Salinibacter sp. 10B DNA encodes the following proteins:
- a CDS encoding alpha/beta fold hydrolase, producing MSTETLRTPAGLTAYTDVGRGPPVVFVHGNPTSAHLYRHLIDALAPQYRCIAPDLLGFGRSAAPPDGSYRPSAHATRLELLLARLSLHNVTLVLHDWGGPIGLSYALRHPSTVQRLVLFNTWGWPLDHRPLIRWGSGLVGTPLGRLSIEKGNAFARLVMPLTLGSLSVSPPSWIRTYADALDSAPRRRACWTLARNLRTASNWLRRLWTRRARIRTRPALLCWGMKDPAFGRESTLRRWQSVFPQASTRRYPNVGHYVPEEVGPALATPLQRFLSSSCT from the coding sequence ATGAGCACCGAGACCCTCCGTACGCCCGCCGGCCTCACGGCGTACACCGACGTGGGACGCGGCCCCCCTGTAGTGTTCGTACACGGAAATCCCACGAGCGCTCACCTCTACCGGCACCTCATCGACGCCCTTGCGCCGCAATACCGGTGCATTGCGCCCGATCTCCTGGGCTTCGGTCGCTCCGCAGCCCCTCCCGACGGCTCGTACCGCCCGTCTGCCCATGCCACCCGGCTTGAATTGCTGCTCGCCCGCCTAAGCCTCCACAATGTCACCCTGGTGCTCCACGACTGGGGGGGACCAATCGGCCTCTCCTACGCTCTTCGCCACCCGAGCACGGTACAGCGCCTCGTGCTCTTCAACACGTGGGGATGGCCGCTCGACCATCGTCCCCTCATCCGGTGGGGGAGTGGCCTCGTCGGAACCCCCCTCGGTCGCCTCTCGATCGAGAAGGGAAACGCATTTGCTCGGCTCGTCATGCCCCTCACGCTGGGGTCCCTGTCGGTTTCCCCTCCTTCCTGGATCCGTACCTACGCAGATGCCCTCGACTCTGCCCCGCGTCGGCGCGCCTGCTGGACGCTGGCCCGAAATCTCCGCACCGCCTCCAACTGGCTTCGCCGACTTTGGACCCGTCGTGCCCGAATCCGTACTCGTCCCGCGCTTCTCTGCTGGGGCATGAAGGACCCTGCCTTCGGTCGGGAATCAACCCTGCGTCGCTGGCAATCCGTCTTCCCACAGGCATCTACCCGCCGGTATCCCAACGTGGGGCACTACGTCCCGGAAGAAGTGGGACCCGCTCTAGCTACTCCCCTCCAGCGCTTCCTCTCCTCTTCGTGCACGTAA
- a CDS encoding 3'(2'),5'-bisphosphate nucleotidase, with protein sequence MSESYEQERTVAFEAVQAAATLTESVRESMGEVLKKDDRSPVTVADFGSQALICRALMETFPQDPVIAEEDSSALRNPDNTDVRDQVLEHVQAHHEAATPEGVYAWIDHGTAREYSDRFWTLDPIDGTKGFVRGDQYAIALALIENGIPQVAALCCPHLPPDLADDDPDTRGQAFLAVRGEGTLQRSLNQDTEPTPIHTSNTTEPSQSRFTESFVSSHSSHDLAVEVAERLGITADPFRLDSQAKYAAVATGNADIYLRLPRPGTDYTERIWDHAAGALVVEAAGGTVTDMHGSPLDFTHGRLLKQNTGIVATNGAVHQDVIDALEASTS encoded by the coding sequence ATGTCCGAATCCTACGAGCAGGAACGCACCGTCGCCTTCGAGGCCGTTCAGGCCGCCGCCACGCTGACAGAGTCGGTACGCGAGAGCATGGGCGAGGTCCTAAAAAAAGATGACCGATCGCCTGTGACCGTGGCCGACTTCGGCAGCCAAGCGCTCATCTGCCGTGCGCTCATGGAGACCTTTCCTCAGGATCCTGTCATCGCCGAAGAAGACTCCTCTGCCCTCCGCAACCCTGACAACACCGATGTTCGGGATCAGGTCCTGGAGCACGTTCAGGCCCACCACGAGGCCGCCACTCCAGAAGGGGTGTATGCCTGGATCGACCATGGCACGGCCCGCGAATACAGCGATCGGTTCTGGACGCTTGATCCGATCGATGGCACCAAAGGCTTTGTACGGGGCGACCAGTACGCCATTGCCCTGGCCCTGATTGAGAATGGCATTCCACAGGTGGCGGCACTTTGCTGCCCCCACCTTCCGCCCGACCTGGCGGACGACGATCCGGACACACGTGGGCAGGCATTCCTTGCAGTTCGGGGCGAGGGCACGCTGCAGCGCTCTCTGAACCAGGACACCGAGCCGACCCCCATTCACACCAGCAATACGACCGAGCCGAGCCAAAGCCGGTTCACGGAGTCGTTCGTGTCCTCACACAGCTCGCACGACTTGGCCGTCGAAGTGGCCGAACGCCTCGGCATCACCGCCGACCCATTCCGCCTCGACAGCCAGGCGAAGTACGCCGCAGTGGCAACGGGGAACGCCGACATCTACCTCCGCCTGCCCCGTCCGGGGACCGACTACACAGAACGCATCTGGGACCATGCAGCCGGAGCACTCGTCGTGGAGGCCGCAGGGGGAACCGTCACCGATATGCACGGCTCTCCGCTCGACTTTACCCACGGACGCCTACTGAAACAGAATACGGGCATCGTGGCAACCAACGGCGCCGTCCACCAAGACGTCATTGATGCCCTAGAGGCCTCTACCAGTTAA
- a CDS encoding NTP transferase domain-containing protein, with amino-acid sequence MIAYLLCAGFGTRMRPLTTDTPKSLLSLNGRPILDYLMDELQDWQGLDAIHVVVNHRDADAFRDWAPAWRSVLDPLNVSLTIHDDGVSTPDDQLGAVGDLHFLLEKTGLPDDGALVSGGDSLYRFPLAPLLNAFTGTTNRVLALHEPDPAQRKQSSTLQLREERVEGLVEHANEASSTRICPSWYLLSPNALASVGPYLDRGGDPDTLGRFLDALAQPQRVTAIRLPKQAPLRLHCNTPTDLERTRRLLNREPRLLLNADQVRACLN; translated from the coding sequence ATGATAGCCTACCTCCTCTGCGCTGGATTCGGCACCCGCATGCGGCCGTTGACAACGGATACGCCCAAATCTTTGCTCTCCCTGAACGGCCGTCCCATTCTGGACTACCTGATGGACGAGCTTCAAGACTGGCAGGGACTCGACGCCATTCACGTCGTGGTAAACCACCGGGATGCCGACGCCTTCCGGGACTGGGCACCCGCGTGGCGATCGGTCCTCGATCCGCTAAACGTTTCCCTGACAATCCACGACGACGGGGTGTCCACACCGGACGACCAACTCGGAGCTGTGGGAGACCTCCACTTCTTGTTGGAGAAGACCGGCCTTCCCGACGACGGGGCGCTCGTCAGTGGCGGGGATAGCCTATACCGGTTCCCACTAGCGCCCCTCCTCAATGCCTTCACCGGCACGACGAATCGCGTTCTGGCCTTGCACGAACCCGACCCTGCCCAACGAAAACAGAGCAGCACGCTCCAGCTTCGGGAAGAGCGAGTAGAGGGGCTCGTCGAACATGCGAATGAGGCGTCGTCAACCCGAATCTGCCCGTCGTGGTACCTCCTCTCTCCCAATGCTCTTGCGTCTGTCGGGCCTTATCTGGATCGGGGAGGAGACCCGGACACTCTCGGCAGGTTTCTCGATGCCCTCGCCCAGCCCCAACGGGTAACCGCGATCCGTTTGCCCAAACAGGCTCCCCTCCGCCTGCACTGCAATACCCCAACGGATCTGGAGCGGACCCGCCGCCTGCTGAACCGCGAACCGCGCCTTCTCCTAAACGCCGATCAGGTGAGGGCGTGTCTCAACTAG
- a CDS encoding amino acid permease yields the protein MSRSTDTTLPGTLSVLDVVALTVGVVVGASIFRTPSLVAENAGSPLLTFAVWGLGGGVSFIGAVCYAELASAYPHAGGDYHYFQRAFGDWMAFLFAWARLVVIQTGSIALLAFVFGDYASELLSLGAHSSSIYAAAAVLGLTVLNVAGVRLGKTTQRALTAATVLGLIVIVGTGLFLAPDAAASSTASGGGSMGSSQFGMAMVFVLLTYGGWNESAYVSAELKHVQKNMIRALLISLGLITTLYLLVNWAYLSGLGLGGMSGTDAVAADLMRATLGETGAIVLSVFVAIAALSSTNATIFTGARTSFALGQDASLFSVLGVWDDGANTPANALWIQGGIALALVGVGAATRQGFESMVDYTAPVFWLFFLATGVSLLVLRRTEPDVDRPFRVPLYPLTPFAFCLASVYMLWSSLAYTGVGALLGAGVLLAGVPLLWFRERAPADS from the coding sequence ATGAGTCGTTCGACGGACACAACGCTTCCCGGTACACTCTCGGTGCTCGACGTGGTCGCCCTAACCGTGGGCGTCGTCGTGGGCGCGAGCATCTTCCGCACTCCCTCCCTCGTTGCCGAAAATGCAGGAAGTCCGCTGCTCACATTTGCCGTCTGGGGACTGGGGGGCGGCGTCTCCTTCATCGGAGCCGTTTGCTACGCAGAGCTGGCATCGGCCTATCCTCATGCAGGCGGCGACTACCACTACTTCCAGCGGGCCTTTGGCGACTGGATGGCTTTCCTCTTTGCATGGGCACGGCTCGTGGTCATCCAGACCGGCTCCATTGCCTTACTTGCGTTCGTGTTCGGCGACTATGCCTCGGAGCTCCTATCGCTGGGCGCTCACTCCTCGTCGATCTACGCCGCGGCCGCGGTCCTCGGACTCACGGTGTTGAACGTGGCAGGGGTGCGCCTCGGCAAGACCACCCAACGGGCCCTTACAGCTGCTACTGTGCTGGGCCTCATCGTTATCGTGGGCACCGGCCTGTTTCTTGCCCCTGACGCCGCGGCGTCTTCAACTGCCTCGGGCGGGGGATCGATGGGCTCCAGCCAGTTCGGCATGGCCATGGTATTCGTCCTCCTCACCTATGGGGGATGGAACGAGTCCGCCTACGTGTCCGCCGAGCTCAAACACGTGCAGAAGAACATGATTCGCGCCCTCCTCATCAGCCTCGGGCTCATCACGACGCTCTATTTGCTGGTGAACTGGGCCTACCTGAGCGGCCTGGGCCTGGGCGGGATGAGCGGCACCGACGCCGTGGCTGCCGATCTGATGCGCGCGACGCTCGGCGAGACTGGTGCGATTGTGCTGAGCGTGTTCGTGGCAATAGCGGCCCTGAGCTCCACGAATGCGACGATCTTCACGGGTGCACGAACGAGCTTTGCGCTAGGCCAGGACGCCTCCCTGTTCTCGGTTCTCGGGGTGTGGGACGACGGCGCCAACACACCCGCCAATGCTCTCTGGATACAGGGCGGCATTGCGCTCGCCCTCGTAGGGGTCGGCGCCGCCACGCGACAGGGCTTTGAATCAATGGTGGACTACACGGCACCCGTGTTTTGGCTCTTTTTCCTCGCGACGGGCGTGTCCCTGCTCGTCCTTCGCCGGACGGAGCCCGACGTCGACCGCCCGTTTCGGGTCCCCTTGTATCCACTGACGCCCTTCGCCTTCTGCCTCGCCTCGGTCTACATGTTGTGGTCGAGTCTCGCGTACACCGGTGTGGGCGCCCTGTTGGGGGCTGGGGTCCTCCTCGCCGGCGTACCGCTCCTGTGGTTCCGTGAACGTGCCCCGGCGGACTCTTAG
- a CDS encoding methyltransferase domain-containing protein, whose protein sequence is MRIRLRSLLVAATTFLLLGGLASPKGWAQDIDTSETSLVPPSPPSDTSVDGDVPFVRTPQRIVNRMLSLANVSEDDVVYDLGSGDGRLPITAAQKYGARGVGIEIKPDLVQRARERAKFANVDEKVEFRQGDLFEADISNATVVTLYLLPDVNTRLRPKLLEELEPGTRVVSHGFDMDDWEADKVVELETTYLYLWTIPETIPPHLRKPDDK, encoded by the coding sequence ATGCGCATTCGTCTCCGTTCGCTGCTCGTCGCCGCTACGACGTTCCTTCTCCTCGGAGGACTTGCGTCCCCGAAGGGATGGGCCCAAGACATTGATACGAGTGAAACGTCCCTCGTCCCTCCGTCCCCCCCATCGGACACGTCCGTGGACGGCGACGTGCCCTTTGTCCGCACACCGCAGCGAATCGTAAACCGAATGCTCTCACTGGCGAATGTCTCTGAGGACGACGTGGTCTACGACCTGGGCAGCGGGGACGGGCGTCTGCCCATCACGGCCGCTCAGAAGTATGGCGCGCGGGGCGTGGGCATCGAGATCAAGCCCGATCTCGTCCAACGAGCCCGTGAGCGGGCGAAGTTCGCCAACGTGGACGAGAAGGTTGAATTTCGTCAGGGTGATCTCTTCGAGGCCGACATTAGCAACGCGACGGTCGTCACCCTTTACCTTTTGCCCGACGTGAACACCCGGCTGCGCCCCAAGCTACTGGAGGAGTTGGAGCCCGGGACGCGAGTTGTGTCTCATGGCTTTGACATGGACGACTGGGAAGCGGATAAGGTCGTCGAGCTTGAAACCACCTACCTCTACCTATGGACCATTCCGGAGACGATCCCTCCGCACCTGCGGAAACCGGACGACAAATGA
- a CDS encoding efflux RND transporter periplasmic adaptor subunit: MAFVFRSIGVLLAAVLLFAGCGSSNDGSSGPPGRGGGPGSNNTPSVEAVKAQYGSLPLEERMSGTVRARNQVAIYPEVNAPVVSVEAQTGEYVQEGAPLVRLKDDVFRERVRQAEASLRIAKADVKSARANLEGLRARLKRTKRLAEQDFQSKQELETLQSDVEGAEAALERAKAQVAQAQATLDERQVDLRRTVVRAPISGYVGARNVEVGQRVDNSTRLYTMGDLDTVKVRVQVTDKMFGKVQEGQSARIFVPSKDTTLGASVTRMSPFLSNESYSAEAEIVVPNTDRVLTPGMFVEVDVAYGESRQATIIPLSAIYEDPTTGARGVFVAPTLGTEISVEMPDSYSAEDPPPLTQPTPTTFRQIEVIAEGQQTAGVRGIQPGDWIVTVGQNLLSAAGEERVDARVRPMSWSRLMALQRMQDTDLLYRILERQQRIAKQRFGSTDSAATDSAQSAAAASGRADSLDSSTLSTASDGSR, encoded by the coding sequence ATGGCCTTCGTTTTTCGCTCCATCGGTGTCCTGCTGGCTGCCGTTCTCCTTTTTGCGGGCTGCGGCTCCTCCAACGACGGGTCGTCCGGGCCTCCAGGCCGCGGGGGGGGACCGGGGTCTAACAACACGCCGTCGGTGGAGGCCGTGAAGGCCCAGTACGGCTCGTTGCCCCTGGAGGAACGGATGAGCGGAACCGTCCGCGCCCGCAATCAGGTCGCCATCTATCCGGAAGTCAACGCGCCGGTGGTGTCGGTCGAGGCTCAGACCGGCGAGTACGTGCAGGAAGGCGCCCCCCTGGTGCGCCTCAAGGACGACGTATTCCGCGAACGGGTGCGGCAGGCCGAGGCGTCCCTCCGCATCGCAAAAGCCGATGTCAAGAGTGCTCGCGCCAACCTGGAGGGCCTCCGAGCACGCCTCAAACGAACGAAACGGCTGGCAGAGCAGGACTTCCAGAGCAAGCAGGAACTGGAGACGCTGCAATCGGACGTCGAGGGGGCCGAGGCCGCCCTGGAGCGGGCCAAAGCCCAGGTTGCACAGGCCCAAGCTACGCTCGACGAACGACAAGTCGACCTCCGCCGCACCGTCGTGCGCGCTCCGATCAGTGGCTACGTCGGCGCCCGCAACGTGGAGGTCGGACAGCGGGTCGATAACAGCACTCGCCTTTATACGATGGGGGACCTCGACACTGTGAAGGTGCGCGTGCAGGTAACGGATAAGATGTTCGGGAAAGTGCAGGAGGGACAGTCTGCCCGCATTTTCGTGCCCTCGAAGGACACGACGCTTGGGGCCTCTGTTACGCGCATGTCCCCGTTTCTTAGCAACGAGTCGTACAGCGCCGAGGCCGAAATCGTCGTGCCGAACACCGATCGCGTGCTCACCCCCGGGATGTTCGTGGAGGTCGACGTGGCGTACGGCGAGAGCCGGCAAGCGACGATTATTCCGCTGAGCGCCATCTACGAAGACCCAACCACCGGGGCACGTGGGGTGTTCGTCGCCCCGACTCTCGGTACGGAAATCTCTGTGGAGATGCCAGACTCGTACAGCGCTGAGGACCCGCCCCCCCTCACCCAGCCGACCCCCACGACGTTTCGTCAGATCGAGGTGATCGCCGAGGGCCAGCAAACGGCCGGAGTCCGGGGCATTCAGCCCGGCGACTGGATTGTGACCGTCGGCCAGAATCTCCTGAGTGCTGCGGGCGAAGAACGTGTGGATGCCCGCGTGCGCCCCATGTCCTGGTCCCGCCTCATGGCCTTGCAGCGCATGCAGGACACCGACCTGCTCTATCGAATTCTGGAGCGCCAGCAGCGCATTGCCAAGCAGCGGTTCGGCTCCACTGATTCCGCAGCCACGGACTCAGCACAGTCCGCGGCCGCCGCGTCGGGGCGGGCTGACTCGCTCGATAGCAGCACGCTCTCCACCGCCTCGGACGGATCCCGCTGA
- a CDS encoding efflux RND transporter permease subunit: MALYDTSIRRPVATAMTFLAVIVVGAVSFYYLPVDLLPEIEYPRVTVYTNYPNVGPEEMEQIITNPVANAVSSVPNVERMTSQSEEGGSRVNLEFAQGTDLNAAANDVRAALDRIRDDLPVEAEPPGIWKFDPNSQEIVSIAVESRRDLSSLTRLMERNLSKQFEQLPGVGTINVRGGIYRQIRVNVNRDRLKAYDLSAAQVQQAIGQSNVALPGGNVKEGLKDLYVRTQGEYQSLDQIRKTVVTMADGTPVRVEDVAEVVDGYEDLNRIAELNGIPVLRLEIQKQSGANTVSVAERIREEVERVNQSRSDVRLTVVSDQSEFISKSINNVQNSAIWGSLLAILVLYLFLRNGSTTFIIALSIPISIIATFGLLFFNDLTLNQMTFGGLALGVGLIVDNAIVVLENIIRQREENNRSLKEAASIGTREVAGAIIASTLTTSVIFLPLVFARTTTAALFQSLALVVVFALVCSLLVALTLVPMMASRFLTVDAGEGDATEDASKSWFQRAFATLENRYSNAIRTALNHRLTVFATTVILLGGSLALWPFISIELAPQTDANQIDVDLEMAQGTNIAVVMEYLDELEQRVKPLLPDQDVENFAKQVQPWGAEVEIQLASAGEREINTFELADSIRSEVVGKVPGVDVRVDAQSGLWILRRVFSAGGGNEALQVELRGYDLEQAQKIAQQIKQRLETVEGVAGARSGRREGRPEQNIRFQRDKIASLGLSTQEVARAVQTNLGGSRAASYRTGGEQFPIVVRLRPEDRLSVQDLDNVSIRTPDGQSVSLSTLITTSRGRGPTEIQRINGQRVTYISATLTSDAVLGEVVQRARQELSTLTLPEGFSVTFGGQYREQQKAQTDFMIAIIMALVLIYMVMAGQFERFLDPLIVMFSVPLVLVGVLPTLVFTGTTINIQSVMGFVMLIGIVVNNAIVLVDYINLMRRERDLPLLDAVAEAGRLRLRPILMTTLTTVLGLVPLALGIGAGAEIQAALARVVIGGLTASTLITLILIPVAYVSADLFARKVREVLPNWHWLPNPGEVQPRKA; this comes from the coding sequence ATGGCCCTCTACGACACCTCCATCCGGCGCCCCGTCGCCACGGCGATGACCTTCCTCGCTGTTATCGTGGTCGGGGCCGTGAGCTTCTACTACCTTCCGGTCGACCTCCTCCCGGAGATCGAGTATCCGCGCGTAACGGTATACACGAATTACCCGAACGTGGGGCCGGAGGAAATGGAACAGATCATTACGAATCCGGTGGCGAACGCCGTTTCCAGCGTGCCGAACGTGGAACGGATGACCTCCCAGTCGGAAGAGGGGGGCAGCCGGGTCAACCTGGAGTTTGCACAGGGCACCGACCTCAATGCCGCCGCCAACGACGTGCGGGCCGCCCTGGACCGTATTCGCGACGATCTCCCGGTGGAGGCCGAGCCCCCCGGCATATGGAAATTCGACCCAAACAGCCAGGAGATCGTCTCGATTGCCGTCGAGTCGCGCCGGGACTTGTCGTCCCTGACGCGTCTGATGGAGCGCAATCTCAGCAAGCAGTTTGAGCAGCTTCCGGGCGTCGGTACGATCAATGTGCGGGGCGGCATCTACCGACAGATCCGGGTGAACGTAAATCGGGATCGGCTGAAGGCGTACGACCTGTCGGCCGCCCAGGTGCAACAAGCCATCGGGCAGTCGAATGTCGCGTTGCCGGGCGGAAATGTGAAGGAAGGCCTGAAGGACCTGTACGTGCGGACGCAGGGGGAGTATCAGTCGCTCGATCAGATCCGCAAGACCGTGGTGACCATGGCCGACGGCACGCCCGTGCGGGTGGAGGACGTCGCTGAGGTGGTAGACGGATACGAAGACCTGAATCGCATTGCAGAGTTGAATGGGATTCCCGTGCTCCGGCTCGAAATTCAGAAGCAGAGCGGGGCAAACACCGTAAGCGTGGCCGAGCGCATCCGTGAGGAAGTCGAACGGGTGAATCAGTCGCGCAGCGACGTGCGGCTTACCGTCGTGAGCGACCAAAGCGAGTTTATCAGCAAGTCGATCAATAATGTCCAGAACTCGGCCATTTGGGGCTCGCTGCTGGCCATTCTGGTACTGTACCTCTTTCTGCGAAACGGATCGACCACGTTTATCATCGCGCTGTCGATCCCAATCTCGATCATAGCAACATTCGGCCTCCTCTTCTTCAATGACCTCACGCTGAACCAGATGACGTTTGGGGGCCTTGCCCTGGGGGTCGGTCTGATTGTCGACAACGCGATCGTGGTCTTAGAGAACATCATACGACAACGGGAAGAGAACAACCGGTCCTTGAAGGAAGCGGCTTCCATCGGGACACGCGAGGTGGCCGGGGCCATTATTGCGTCCACCCTCACGACGTCGGTCATCTTCCTCCCCCTCGTATTTGCCCGTACGACCACGGCGGCCCTCTTCCAGTCGTTGGCGCTGGTGGTGGTGTTCGCTCTCGTCTGCTCCCTCCTGGTGGCCCTCACCCTGGTCCCCATGATGGCGAGCCGCTTTCTCACGGTAGACGCGGGCGAAGGTGATGCGACGGAGGATGCGTCAAAATCCTGGTTCCAGCGCGCCTTCGCTACTCTCGAAAACCGGTACTCCAACGCCATCCGCACGGCCCTCAACCATCGCCTGACGGTATTCGCCACGACAGTCATTCTCCTCGGCGGATCTCTTGCCCTCTGGCCCTTCATATCGATTGAGCTGGCCCCACAGACCGACGCCAACCAGATTGACGTGGACTTGGAGATGGCACAGGGCACCAACATCGCCGTCGTAATGGAGTACCTCGACGAGCTGGAGCAGCGGGTGAAGCCGCTGTTGCCGGACCAGGACGTGGAGAATTTTGCCAAACAGGTGCAGCCCTGGGGCGCGGAGGTGGAAATTCAGTTGGCCTCGGCCGGGGAACGGGAAATCAACACGTTTGAGTTGGCCGACAGTATCCGCTCAGAGGTGGTGGGGAAGGTGCCCGGTGTCGACGTACGGGTCGATGCCCAATCGGGGCTCTGGATTCTCCGTCGCGTCTTTAGCGCCGGGGGCGGCAACGAGGCCCTCCAGGTCGAACTCCGCGGCTACGACCTGGAGCAGGCCCAAAAGATTGCACAGCAGATCAAGCAGCGGCTCGAAACGGTGGAGGGCGTAGCAGGCGCTCGCAGCGGACGTCGCGAGGGACGGCCCGAGCAAAACATTCGCTTTCAGCGTGACAAAATTGCGTCGCTGGGCCTATCGACCCAGGAGGTGGCCCGGGCGGTACAAACCAATCTTGGGGGCAGCCGCGCCGCCTCGTATCGAACGGGGGGTGAACAATTTCCGATTGTGGTGCGCCTGCGGCCCGAGGATCGCCTCTCCGTTCAAGACCTCGACAATGTCTCCATCCGCACGCCCGACGGGCAGTCTGTGTCCCTCTCCACGCTCATAACGACGAGCCGGGGCCGCGGCCCGACCGAAATTCAGCGCATCAATGGGCAGCGCGTCACCTACATCTCCGCGACCCTCACGAGTGACGCGGTGCTGGGCGAGGTCGTGCAGCGTGCTCGTCAAGAACTTTCGACGCTTACCCTCCCGGAGGGCTTTTCCGTCACGTTTGGCGGGCAGTACCGCGAGCAGCAAAAGGCTCAGACTGACTTCATGATTGCGATCATTATGGCCCTCGTGCTCATCTACATGGTGATGGCGGGCCAGTTTGAGCGGTTCCTCGATCCGCTGATTGTTATGTTCAGCGTCCCGCTCGTGCTCGTAGGCGTACTCCCGACCCTGGTGTTCACCGGCACTACCATCAACATTCAGAGCGTGATGGGCTTCGTGATGCTCATCGGCATTGTGGTGAACAATGCCATCGTGCTCGTCGACTACATCAACCTCATGCGCCGCGAGCGTGACCTCCCACTGCTCGATGCGGTTGCGGAGGCGGGCCGTCTCCGACTGCGCCCCATCCTCATGACGACCCTCACGACGGTGTTGGGCCTCGTGCCGCTGGCCCTCGGCATCGGTGCAGGGGCGGAGATTCAAGCGGCTCTGGCCCGCGTGGTGATCGGAGGCCTAACCGCCTCTACACTCATTACGTTGATTCTCATCCCCGTCGCCTACGTGAGTGCCGACCTCTTCGCCCGCAAGGTGCGCGAGGTGCTCCCCAACTGGCACTGGCTGCCCAATCCCGGCGAGGTGCAACCGCGAAAGGCGTAA
- a CDS encoding ATP-dependent Clp protease adaptor ClpS has translation MMPVQYTFGAPAEPDVETPPEVEELEEEDDGTGSDDPWFVVLFNDEVHTFEEVIGQLVKATGCSRDKAEDLAWTVHNEGKATVYEGTFEECFEVQSVLKEIQLVTEIQG, from the coding sequence ATGATGCCTGTTCAATACACGTTCGGTGCGCCCGCAGAACCCGACGTTGAAACGCCGCCTGAGGTGGAGGAGCTTGAAGAGGAGGACGACGGCACGGGCTCCGACGATCCCTGGTTCGTGGTCCTCTTCAACGACGAAGTGCACACCTTTGAGGAGGTCATTGGCCAGCTCGTGAAGGCCACCGGCTGCAGTCGCGACAAAGCAGAGGATCTGGCGTGGACCGTCCACAATGAAGGCAAGGCGACCGTCTATGAGGGGACCTTCGAAGAGTGCTTCGAGGTCCAGAGTGTCCTCAAGGAGATTCAGCTTGTGACCGAGATTCAGGGGTGA
- the purS gene encoding phosphoribosylformylglycinamidine synthase subunit PurS, protein MYKATISITLRPSILDPEGKTVHHALTNLGYDQIDQVRMGKRAEVWIDEEDEEAARQVATEACEKLLANPVTENFDIQLEPVSEEERDEATA, encoded by the coding sequence ATGTATAAGGCCACGATTTCCATTACCCTTCGCCCCTCCATTCTGGACCCGGAGGGGAAGACCGTTCACCATGCCCTTACCAATCTCGGCTACGACCAGATCGATCAGGTACGGATGGGCAAGCGAGCGGAAGTCTGGATCGATGAAGAGGACGAGGAGGCGGCCCGTCAGGTGGCCACGGAGGCCTGTGAGAAGCTCCTTGCGAATCCGGTGACGGAGAATTTCGACATTCAACTCGAACCGGTCTCGGAGGAGGAACGGGACGAGGCAACCGCCTGA
- the pssA gene encoding CDP-diacylglycerol--serine O-phosphatidyltransferase — protein MFDLLRSALASNSAPPDESPSRPTRIRRRLSAYRKARRRKRSDRPPPRVAVPSFFTLTNLLCGFLALTQVREGAFVMSCWLIVLAGFFDLMDGMMARLTDADSPFGVQLDSLSDVVSFGVAPSFLVYAYALDASGPLGMIVSALPVLCGSVRLARYNVNKDKDDDTEGFEGLPIPGQAIAIVALILAAENSEWGAYLALDSLQVLLPIVVVLSGLMVSGIRFDSIPTPTIQYVRAHPKKTTAYALAGFLIVGLQEIGLVIVLAVYLTYGMGRAVYQLIEALTTPAPENHSD, from the coding sequence ATGTTCGACTTGCTTCGGTCTGCCCTTGCTAGCAATTCTGCTCCGCCGGACGAGTCTCCGTCGCGGCCCACCCGGATTCGACGGCGTCTTAGCGCCTACCGGAAGGCCCGCCGTCGCAAGCGGAGCGACCGGCCGCCCCCCCGCGTGGCCGTGCCGTCGTTCTTTACCCTTACGAACCTGCTGTGCGGCTTCCTCGCCCTGACGCAAGTGCGAGAGGGGGCCTTCGTCATGAGTTGCTGGCTGATCGTTCTTGCCGGTTTCTTTGACTTGATGGACGGCATGATGGCACGCCTCACGGATGCCGACAGCCCCTTCGGCGTACAACTCGATTCGCTGAGCGATGTCGTGTCCTTCGGCGTCGCCCCGTCCTTTCTCGTCTACGCCTATGCGCTGGACGCGTCCGGCCCACTTGGCATGATTGTTTCGGCCCTACCGGTGCTCTGCGGCAGCGTGCGACTGGCCCGGTACAACGTGAACAAGGACAAGGACGATGACACGGAGGGCTTTGAGGGACTCCCCATTCCGGGGCAAGCCATCGCCATTGTGGCTCTCATCCTGGCGGCCGAAAATTCGGAATGGGGCGCCTACCTTGCCCTCGACAGTCTTCAGGTTCTGCTGCCGATTGTGGTGGTTCTGTCTGGGCTCATGGTATCGGGCATCCGGTTCGATTCCATTCCGACTCCCACCATTCAATACGTTCGGGCACACCCGAAGAAAACGACCGCCTACGCACTGGCCGGATTCCTCATTGTGGGCCTGCAGGAGATTGGCCTCGTGATCGTGTTGGCGGTCTACTTGACCTACGGGATGGGGCGGGCCGTTTACCAGCTCATCGAGGCCCTGACGACCCCGGCCCCTGAGAATCATTCTGACTAA